From Acanthopagrus latus isolate v.2019 chromosome 22, fAcaLat1.1, whole genome shotgun sequence, the proteins below share one genomic window:
- the ccr6a gene encoding C-C chemokine receptor type 6a, producing the protein MMFNQSNHTSNNTDYYDQTVIYEDDYVGLCSHQKNQSVEQVVGPYIHSIICILGFVGNSLVIVTYAFYKRTKSMTDVYLLNVAIADLLFVLSLPLIVYNELSSWSMGPVACKLLRGSYSVNLYSGMLLLACISADRYIAIVQARRSFRLRSLPYSRVICTIVWVCALLLSVPTFYYYHWYEPGISEESFYLYEEETTPTLAPSPPQYVCEFMFKDNITAWRTKIAVPSTQLAVGFFLPMLIMVFCYTAVIVTLLKARNFQRHKAVRVVLAVVAVFIICHLPYNMTLLYDTATMFELQTCEASDALHTAKTVTQTIAYLHCCLNPVLYAFVGVKFRNHFRRIFQDLWCLGKRYITPRRFSRVTSEIYVSTRRSVDGSSENGSSFTM; encoded by the coding sequence atGATGTTCAACCAATCAAATCACACCTCAAACAACACTGATTATTACGATCAGACTGTTATCTACGAAGACGACTATGTAGGACTTTGTTCTCACCAGAAGAACCAGAGCGTTGAGCAGGTGGTTGGGCCATACATCCACTCCATCATCTGCATCCTGGGCTTCGTGGGCAACAGCCTGGTCATCGTCACCTATGCCTTCTACAAGAGGACCAAGTCCATGACTGACGTCTACCTGCTCAATGTGGCCATTGCGGACCTGCTGTTCGTGTTGTCGCTGCCCCTCATTGTCTACAACGAGCTGTCTTCGTGGTCGATGGGGCCGGTGGCTTGCAAGCTTCTGCGCGGCTCCTACAGTGTCAACCTGTACAGTGGCATGCTGCTTCTCGCCTGCATCAGCGCCGACCGCTACATCGCCATTGTCCAGGCCCGCCGCAGCTTCAGGCTGCGCTCGCTACCATACAGCCGCGTCATCTGCACCATCGTCTGGGTCTGCGCCTTACTGCTGTCCGTCCCCACCTTCTACTACTACCACTGGTACGAGCCGGGCATCAGTGAGGAGTCTTTCTACCTCTACGAGGAGGAGACGACTCCTACTCTGGCGCCGAGTCCTCCTCAGTACGTTTGTGAATTCATGTTCAAGGACAACATCACGGCCTGGAGGACCAAGATTGCCGTCCCCAGCACCCAGCTGGCCGTGGGCTTTTTCCTGCCGATGCTTATCATGGTGTTCTGCTACACCGCTGTCATCGTCACCCTGCTGAAAGCCAGAAACTTTCAGCGGCACAAAGCAGTGCGGGTGGTGCTGGCTGTGGTGGCGGTGTTCATTATCTGCCACCTGCCCTACAACATGACACTGCTCTACGACACCGCCACAATGTTTGAGTTGCAGACCTGTGAAGCGTCCGATGCCCTGCATACCGCCAAAACAGTGACGCAGACCATCGCCTACCTGCACTGCTGCCTGAACCCGGTGCTGTACGCCTTCGTCGGGGTGAAGTTCAGGAACCACTTCAGGAGGATCTTCCAGGACCTGTGGTGTCTGGGGAAGAGGTACATCACCCCACGACGCTTCTCCAGGGTCACTTCTGAGATCTACGTGTCTACTCGCCGCTCGGTGGACGGATCCAGCGAAAACGGCTCGTCTTTCACCATGTGA
- the cep43 gene encoding FGFR1 oncogene partner isoform X3, giving the protein MSATDDDTELRDLLIQNLENNGVLNKLKAEMRAAVFLAMEEQDKLENKTPLINENLKKCLNTKDGRLAASLMVDFLQVFNLDFTLAVFQPEINWLSGLDSRDLVCRDLGLSESELNRNSPLLLELIRRGPHKPNQEPSHTQITHARKKFDVYDKNGSGSILREDLKRVFTDLFPSLNKNMLETFISDELRAADKSFSKTIDFQLFLGFYQRLFCACRSVVVQDSDVTPPLRISCPPVSKIPRYKGQSDRGQSQTAAQDSEGVASLGPGDLQQQVSRRSELSENRRAHLDLDLEDDPDEGDSFFDDPLPKPQKTYGCLSVLAADSEDDRLSEHSQNSELRKVEVSRPRESPAGSLSDPQKPGGGGGSSASEQSHSRNGASNSRERGSRDPKILNDKTGSLHLDDDIEYDDDFNSHRSDLSKSELSIGEEIEEVSIEGPEHSDKFDETTQDLSVSQLSLSHGADYMEDVA; this is encoded by the exons ATGTCGGCTACAGACGACGACACGGAGCTGAGGGACCTCCTGATCCAGAACTTGGAGAATAACGGAGTCCTCAACAAGCTCAAG GCAGAAATGAGGGCTGCAGTGTTCCTGGCAATGGAGGAGCAGGACAAACTGGAG AACAAAACTCCTCTGATCAATGAAAACCTGAAGAAGTGCCTCAACACTAAAGACG GCCGGCTGGCTGCCAGTCTGATGGTGGACTTTCTGCAGGTGTTCAACCTGGACTTCACTCTGGCCGTGTTCCAGCCGGAGATCAACTGG ctgagtGGTCTGGACAGTCGGGACCTGGTCTGCAGAGATCTGGGTCTGTCAGAGTCGGAGCTGAACAGGAACTCTCCTCTACTGCTGGAGCTTATCAGGAGAGGACCACACAAACCCAACCAG GAGCCATCTCACACGCAGATCACACACGCTCGCAAGAAATTTGATGTCTACGACAAG AACGGCAGCGGCTCGATCCTCAGAGAAGATCTGAAGAGAGTGTTCACAGACCTGTTCCCCAGTCTGAACAA gaaCATGTTGGAGACATTCATCAGTGACgagctcagagctgcagacaagaGCTTCTCTAAGA CGATAGACTTCCAGCTGTTTCTGGGGTTTTACCAGCGTCTGTTCTGCGCCTGCAGGAGTGTG GTGGTTCAGGACTCTGACGTGACTCCACCTCTGAGGATCAGCTGTCCACCTGTCAGCAAG ATCCCCAGGTATAAAGGGCAGAGTGACAgaggacagagtcagacagcagcacag GACTCGGAGGGCGTGGCGTCTCTGGGTCCAGGagacctccagcagcaggtctCCAGACGCAGCGAGTTGTCCGAAAACAGGAGGGCGCatctggacctggacctggaggACGACCCCGATGAAGGAGACTCATTCTTCGACGACCCGCTGCCCAAACCTCAGAAGACCTACGGCTG CTTGTCTGTCCTGGCTGCTGACTCAGAGGATGATCGTCTCTCTGAACACAGTCAGAACTCTGAGCTCAG GAAGGTTGAGGTGTCCAGGCCCAGAGAGAGTCCAGCAGGCTCCCTGTCTGACCCTCAgaaaccaggaggaggaggaggaagcagtgCTTCCGAGCAGAGCCACAGCAGGAACG gagCGTCGAActccagagagagaggctcCAGAGACCCGAAGATCCTGAATGATAAAACTGGATCTCTGCATTTAG ATGACGATATTGAATATGATGATGACTTCAACAG tcatcGGTCCGATCTGTCAAAGAGCGAGCTCAGCATCGGGGAGGAGATCGAAGAAGTTTCCATCGAGGGACCTGAGCACAGCGACAAG tTTGATGAAACCACTCAGGACCTGAGCGTCTCCCAGCTCAGTCTCAGCCATGGAGCCGACTACATGGAGGACGTGGCCTGA
- the cep43 gene encoding FGFR1 oncogene partner isoform X2, with amino-acid sequence MSATDDDTELRDLLIQNLENNGVLNKLKAEMRAAVFLAMEEQDKLENKTPLINENLKKCLNTKDGRLAASLMVDFLQVFNLDFTLAVFQPEINWLSGLDSRDLVCRDLGLSESELNRNSPLLLELIRRGPHKPNQEPSHTQITHARKKFDVYDKNGSGSILREDLKRVFTDLFPSLNKNMLETFISDELRAADKSFSKTIDFQLFLGFYQRLFCACRSVVVQDSDVTPPLRISCPPVSKDSEGVASLGPGDLQQQVSRRSELSENRRAHLDLDLEDDPDEGDSFFDDPLPKPQKTYGCAVPDGEEHLSGPVSSPMRRGKSLNDLSVLAADSEDDRLSEHSQNSELRKVEVSRPRESPAGSLSDPQKPGGGGGSSASEQSHSRNGASNSRERGSRDPKILNDKTGSLHLDDDIEYDDDFNSHRSDLSKSELSIGEEIEEVSIEGPEHSDKFDETTQDLSVSQLSLSHGADYMEDVA; translated from the exons ATGTCGGCTACAGACGACGACACGGAGCTGAGGGACCTCCTGATCCAGAACTTGGAGAATAACGGAGTCCTCAACAAGCTCAAG GCAGAAATGAGGGCTGCAGTGTTCCTGGCAATGGAGGAGCAGGACAAACTGGAG AACAAAACTCCTCTGATCAATGAAAACCTGAAGAAGTGCCTCAACACTAAAGACG GCCGGCTGGCTGCCAGTCTGATGGTGGACTTTCTGCAGGTGTTCAACCTGGACTTCACTCTGGCCGTGTTCCAGCCGGAGATCAACTGG ctgagtGGTCTGGACAGTCGGGACCTGGTCTGCAGAGATCTGGGTCTGTCAGAGTCGGAGCTGAACAGGAACTCTCCTCTACTGCTGGAGCTTATCAGGAGAGGACCACACAAACCCAACCAG GAGCCATCTCACACGCAGATCACACACGCTCGCAAGAAATTTGATGTCTACGACAAG AACGGCAGCGGCTCGATCCTCAGAGAAGATCTGAAGAGAGTGTTCACAGACCTGTTCCCCAGTCTGAACAA gaaCATGTTGGAGACATTCATCAGTGACgagctcagagctgcagacaagaGCTTCTCTAAGA CGATAGACTTCCAGCTGTTTCTGGGGTTTTACCAGCGTCTGTTCTGCGCCTGCAGGAGTGTG GTGGTTCAGGACTCTGACGTGACTCCACCTCTGAGGATCAGCTGTCCACCTGTCAGCAAG GACTCGGAGGGCGTGGCGTCTCTGGGTCCAGGagacctccagcagcaggtctCCAGACGCAGCGAGTTGTCCGAAAACAGGAGGGCGCatctggacctggacctggaggACGACCCCGATGAAGGAGACTCATTCTTCGACGACCCGCTGCCCAAACCTCAGAAGACCTACGGCTG TGCTGTCCCTGACGGGGAGGAGCATCTCTCCGGCCCGGTTTCGTCCCCCATGAGACGAGGCAAAAGCCTCAATGA CTTGTCTGTCCTGGCTGCTGACTCAGAGGATGATCGTCTCTCTGAACACAGTCAGAACTCTGAGCTCAG GAAGGTTGAGGTGTCCAGGCCCAGAGAGAGTCCAGCAGGCTCCCTGTCTGACCCTCAgaaaccaggaggaggaggaggaagcagtgCTTCCGAGCAGAGCCACAGCAGGAACG gagCGTCGAActccagagagagaggctcCAGAGACCCGAAGATCCTGAATGATAAAACTGGATCTCTGCATTTAG ATGACGATATTGAATATGATGATGACTTCAACAG tcatcGGTCCGATCTGTCAAAGAGCGAGCTCAGCATCGGGGAGGAGATCGAAGAAGTTTCCATCGAGGGACCTGAGCACAGCGACAAG tTTGATGAAACCACTCAGGACCTGAGCGTCTCCCAGCTCAGTCTCAGCCATGGAGCCGACTACATGGAGGACGTGGCCTGA
- the cep43 gene encoding FGFR1 oncogene partner isoform X1, producing MSATDDDTELRDLLIQNLENNGVLNKLKAEMRAAVFLAMEEQDKLENKTPLINENLKKCLNTKDGRLAASLMVDFLQVFNLDFTLAVFQPEINWLSGLDSRDLVCRDLGLSESELNRNSPLLLELIRRGPHKPNQEPSHTQITHARKKFDVYDKNGSGSILREDLKRVFTDLFPSLNKNMLETFISDELRAADKSFSKTIDFQLFLGFYQRLFCACRSVVVQDSDVTPPLRISCPPVSKIPRYKGQSDRGQSQTAAQDSEGVASLGPGDLQQQVSRRSELSENRRAHLDLDLEDDPDEGDSFFDDPLPKPQKTYGCAVPDGEEHLSGPVSSPMRRGKSLNDLSVLAADSEDDRLSEHSQNSELRKVEVSRPRESPAGSLSDPQKPGGGGGSSASEQSHSRNGASNSRERGSRDPKILNDKTGSLHLDDDIEYDDDFNSHRSDLSKSELSIGEEIEEVSIEGPEHSDKFDETTQDLSVSQLSLSHGADYMEDVA from the exons ATGTCGGCTACAGACGACGACACGGAGCTGAGGGACCTCCTGATCCAGAACTTGGAGAATAACGGAGTCCTCAACAAGCTCAAG GCAGAAATGAGGGCTGCAGTGTTCCTGGCAATGGAGGAGCAGGACAAACTGGAG AACAAAACTCCTCTGATCAATGAAAACCTGAAGAAGTGCCTCAACACTAAAGACG GCCGGCTGGCTGCCAGTCTGATGGTGGACTTTCTGCAGGTGTTCAACCTGGACTTCACTCTGGCCGTGTTCCAGCCGGAGATCAACTGG ctgagtGGTCTGGACAGTCGGGACCTGGTCTGCAGAGATCTGGGTCTGTCAGAGTCGGAGCTGAACAGGAACTCTCCTCTACTGCTGGAGCTTATCAGGAGAGGACCACACAAACCCAACCAG GAGCCATCTCACACGCAGATCACACACGCTCGCAAGAAATTTGATGTCTACGACAAG AACGGCAGCGGCTCGATCCTCAGAGAAGATCTGAAGAGAGTGTTCACAGACCTGTTCCCCAGTCTGAACAA gaaCATGTTGGAGACATTCATCAGTGACgagctcagagctgcagacaagaGCTTCTCTAAGA CGATAGACTTCCAGCTGTTTCTGGGGTTTTACCAGCGTCTGTTCTGCGCCTGCAGGAGTGTG GTGGTTCAGGACTCTGACGTGACTCCACCTCTGAGGATCAGCTGTCCACCTGTCAGCAAG ATCCCCAGGTATAAAGGGCAGAGTGACAgaggacagagtcagacagcagcacag GACTCGGAGGGCGTGGCGTCTCTGGGTCCAGGagacctccagcagcaggtctCCAGACGCAGCGAGTTGTCCGAAAACAGGAGGGCGCatctggacctggacctggaggACGACCCCGATGAAGGAGACTCATTCTTCGACGACCCGCTGCCCAAACCTCAGAAGACCTACGGCTG TGCTGTCCCTGACGGGGAGGAGCATCTCTCCGGCCCGGTTTCGTCCCCCATGAGACGAGGCAAAAGCCTCAATGA CTTGTCTGTCCTGGCTGCTGACTCAGAGGATGATCGTCTCTCTGAACACAGTCAGAACTCTGAGCTCAG GAAGGTTGAGGTGTCCAGGCCCAGAGAGAGTCCAGCAGGCTCCCTGTCTGACCCTCAgaaaccaggaggaggaggaggaagcagtgCTTCCGAGCAGAGCCACAGCAGGAACG gagCGTCGAActccagagagagaggctcCAGAGACCCGAAGATCCTGAATGATAAAACTGGATCTCTGCATTTAG ATGACGATATTGAATATGATGATGACTTCAACAG tcatcGGTCCGATCTGTCAAAGAGCGAGCTCAGCATCGGGGAGGAGATCGAAGAAGTTTCCATCGAGGGACCTGAGCACAGCGACAAG tTTGATGAAACCACTCAGGACCTGAGCGTCTCCCAGCTCAGTCTCAGCCATGGAGCCGACTACATGGAGGACGTGGCCTGA
- the cep43 gene encoding FGFR1 oncogene partner isoform X5, whose protein sequence is MSATDDDTELRDLLIQNLENNGVLNKLKAEMRAAVFLAMEEQDKLENKTPLINENLKKCLNTKDGRLAASLMVDFLQVFNLDFTLAVFQPEINWLSGLDSRDLVCRDLGLSESELNRNSPLLLELIRRGPHKPNQEPSHTQITHARKKFDVYDKNGSGSILREDLKRVFTDLFPSLNKNMLETFISDELRAADKSFSKTIDFQLFLGFYQRLFCACRSVVVQDSDVTPPLRISCPPVSKIPRYKGQSDRGQSQTAAQDSEGVASLGPGDLQQQVSRRSELSENRRAHLDLDLEDDPDEGDSFFDDPLPKPQKTYGWKVEVSRPRESPAGSLSDPQKPGGGGGSSASEQSHSRNGASNSRERGSRDPKILNDKTGSLHLDDDIEYDDDFNSHRSDLSKSELSIGEEIEEVSIEGPEHSDKFDETTQDLSVSQLSLSHGADYMEDVA, encoded by the exons ATGTCGGCTACAGACGACGACACGGAGCTGAGGGACCTCCTGATCCAGAACTTGGAGAATAACGGAGTCCTCAACAAGCTCAAG GCAGAAATGAGGGCTGCAGTGTTCCTGGCAATGGAGGAGCAGGACAAACTGGAG AACAAAACTCCTCTGATCAATGAAAACCTGAAGAAGTGCCTCAACACTAAAGACG GCCGGCTGGCTGCCAGTCTGATGGTGGACTTTCTGCAGGTGTTCAACCTGGACTTCACTCTGGCCGTGTTCCAGCCGGAGATCAACTGG ctgagtGGTCTGGACAGTCGGGACCTGGTCTGCAGAGATCTGGGTCTGTCAGAGTCGGAGCTGAACAGGAACTCTCCTCTACTGCTGGAGCTTATCAGGAGAGGACCACACAAACCCAACCAG GAGCCATCTCACACGCAGATCACACACGCTCGCAAGAAATTTGATGTCTACGACAAG AACGGCAGCGGCTCGATCCTCAGAGAAGATCTGAAGAGAGTGTTCACAGACCTGTTCCCCAGTCTGAACAA gaaCATGTTGGAGACATTCATCAGTGACgagctcagagctgcagacaagaGCTTCTCTAAGA CGATAGACTTCCAGCTGTTTCTGGGGTTTTACCAGCGTCTGTTCTGCGCCTGCAGGAGTGTG GTGGTTCAGGACTCTGACGTGACTCCACCTCTGAGGATCAGCTGTCCACCTGTCAGCAAG ATCCCCAGGTATAAAGGGCAGAGTGACAgaggacagagtcagacagcagcacag GACTCGGAGGGCGTGGCGTCTCTGGGTCCAGGagacctccagcagcaggtctCCAGACGCAGCGAGTTGTCCGAAAACAGGAGGGCGCatctggacctggacctggaggACGACCCCGATGAAGGAGACTCATTCTTCGACGACCCGCTGCCCAAACCTCAGAAGACCTACGGCTG GAAGGTTGAGGTGTCCAGGCCCAGAGAGAGTCCAGCAGGCTCCCTGTCTGACCCTCAgaaaccaggaggaggaggaggaagcagtgCTTCCGAGCAGAGCCACAGCAGGAACG gagCGTCGAActccagagagagaggctcCAGAGACCCGAAGATCCTGAATGATAAAACTGGATCTCTGCATTTAG ATGACGATATTGAATATGATGATGACTTCAACAG tcatcGGTCCGATCTGTCAAAGAGCGAGCTCAGCATCGGGGAGGAGATCGAAGAAGTTTCCATCGAGGGACCTGAGCACAGCGACAAG tTTGATGAAACCACTCAGGACCTGAGCGTCTCCCAGCTCAGTCTCAGCCATGGAGCCGACTACATGGAGGACGTGGCCTGA
- the cep43 gene encoding FGFR1 oncogene partner isoform X4 translates to MSATDDDTELRDLLIQNLENNGVLNKLKAEMRAAVFLAMEEQDKLENKTPLINENLKKCLNTKDGRLAASLMVDFLQVFNLDFTLAVFQPEINWLSGLDSRDLVCRDLGLSESELNRNSPLLLELIRRGPHKPNQEPSHTQITHARKKFDVYDKNGSGSILREDLKRVFTDLFPSLNKNMLETFISDELRAADKSFSKTIDFQLFLGFYQRLFCACRSVVVQDSDVTPPLRISCPPVSKIPRYKGQSDRGQSQTAAQDSEGVASLGPGDLQQQVSRRSELSENRRAHLDLDLEDDPDEGDSFFDDPLPKPQKTYGCAVPDGEEHLSGPVSSPMRRGKSLNDLSVLAADSEDDRLSEHSQNSELRKVEVSRPRESPAGSLSDPQKPGGGGGSSASEQSHSRNGASNSRERGSRDPKILNDKTGSLHLVIGPICQRASSASGRRSKKFPSRDLSTATSLMKPLRT, encoded by the exons ATGTCGGCTACAGACGACGACACGGAGCTGAGGGACCTCCTGATCCAGAACTTGGAGAATAACGGAGTCCTCAACAAGCTCAAG GCAGAAATGAGGGCTGCAGTGTTCCTGGCAATGGAGGAGCAGGACAAACTGGAG AACAAAACTCCTCTGATCAATGAAAACCTGAAGAAGTGCCTCAACACTAAAGACG GCCGGCTGGCTGCCAGTCTGATGGTGGACTTTCTGCAGGTGTTCAACCTGGACTTCACTCTGGCCGTGTTCCAGCCGGAGATCAACTGG ctgagtGGTCTGGACAGTCGGGACCTGGTCTGCAGAGATCTGGGTCTGTCAGAGTCGGAGCTGAACAGGAACTCTCCTCTACTGCTGGAGCTTATCAGGAGAGGACCACACAAACCCAACCAG GAGCCATCTCACACGCAGATCACACACGCTCGCAAGAAATTTGATGTCTACGACAAG AACGGCAGCGGCTCGATCCTCAGAGAAGATCTGAAGAGAGTGTTCACAGACCTGTTCCCCAGTCTGAACAA gaaCATGTTGGAGACATTCATCAGTGACgagctcagagctgcagacaagaGCTTCTCTAAGA CGATAGACTTCCAGCTGTTTCTGGGGTTTTACCAGCGTCTGTTCTGCGCCTGCAGGAGTGTG GTGGTTCAGGACTCTGACGTGACTCCACCTCTGAGGATCAGCTGTCCACCTGTCAGCAAG ATCCCCAGGTATAAAGGGCAGAGTGACAgaggacagagtcagacagcagcacag GACTCGGAGGGCGTGGCGTCTCTGGGTCCAGGagacctccagcagcaggtctCCAGACGCAGCGAGTTGTCCGAAAACAGGAGGGCGCatctggacctggacctggaggACGACCCCGATGAAGGAGACTCATTCTTCGACGACCCGCTGCCCAAACCTCAGAAGACCTACGGCTG TGCTGTCCCTGACGGGGAGGAGCATCTCTCCGGCCCGGTTTCGTCCCCCATGAGACGAGGCAAAAGCCTCAATGA CTTGTCTGTCCTGGCTGCTGACTCAGAGGATGATCGTCTCTCTGAACACAGTCAGAACTCTGAGCTCAG GAAGGTTGAGGTGTCCAGGCCCAGAGAGAGTCCAGCAGGCTCCCTGTCTGACCCTCAgaaaccaggaggaggaggaggaagcagtgCTTCCGAGCAGAGCCACAGCAGGAACG gagCGTCGAActccagagagagaggctcCAGAGACCCGAAGATCCTGAATGATAAAACTGGATCTCTGCATTTAG tcatcGGTCCGATCTGTCAAAGAGCGAGCTCAGCATCGGGGAGGAGATCGAAGAAGTTTCCATCGAGGGACCTGAGCACAGCGACAAG tTTGATGAAACCACTCAGGACCTGA